One genomic window of Motacilla alba alba isolate MOTALB_02 chromosome 3, Motacilla_alba_V1.0_pri, whole genome shotgun sequence includes the following:
- the TPBG gene encoding trophoblast glycoprotein, translating into MPGRGALCLGLLLPVLLGCGSAQPGGCPALCECSEPARTVKCVNRNLTAVPPNLPPYVRSLFITGNLLTDLPAGAFPAQRLPDLASLNLSGNHLRTVEAGSLALPALRQLDLSGNALVSFSPQAFGEGGSPLEELALRGALRDHGVLLSLAALLQSGALRNLSRLELADNGLLLLPAGMFTALPALRQLDLSNNSLVGLRNVSFQGLGQLQSLNLSNNSLGVLWNSTLAQFRSLPALRHIDLRHNTWVCDCAIEDLLAWLKEGDQVEGKEALTCASPDKMLGKALLKINGSDLNCSVPIDLPSQLQTSYVFLGIVLALIGAIFLLVLYLNRKGIKKWMHNIRDACRDHMEGYHYRYEINADPRLTNLSSNSDV; encoded by the coding sequence aTGCCGGGGCGCGGCGcgctctgcctggggctgctgctgcccgtcCTGCTGGGCTGCGGCTCGGCGCAGCCCGGCGGCTGCCCGGCCCTCTGCGAGTGCTCGGAGCCGGCCAGGACGGTGAAGTGCGTGAACAGGAACCTGACGGCGGTGCCCCCCAACCTGCCGCCCTACGTGCGCAGCCTCTTCATCACCGGCAACCTCCTGACCGACCTGCCCGCCGGCGCCTTCCCCGCCCAGCGCCTGCCCGACCTCGCTTCTCTCAACCTCAGTGGCAACCACCTGCGGACCGTGGAGGCCGGCTCCCTCGCCCTGCCCGCCCTGCGGCAGCTGGACCTCAGCGGCAACGCGCTGGTCTCCTTCAGCCCGCAGGCCTTCGGCGAGGGCGGCAGCCCGCTGGAGGAGCTGGCCCTCCGCGGGGCCCTGCGCGACCACGGCgtcctgctcagcctggccgCCCTGCTGCAGTCCGGGGCCCTGCGCAACCTCAGCCGCCTGGAGCTGGCCGACAacgggctgctgctgctgcccgccgGCATGTTCACTGCCCTGCCGGCCCTGCGGCAGCTGGACCTCAGCAATAACTCCCTGGTGGGCCTGCGAAATGTCTCTTTCCAGGGACTGGGCCAGCTGCAGAGCCTCAACCTCAGCAATAACTCCCTGGGCGTGCTGTGGAACAGCACCCTGGCCCAGTTCCGCAGCCTGCCCGCGCTCCGGCACATCGACCTGCGCCACAACACCTGGGTCTGTGACTGTGCCATCGAGGACCTGCTGGCCTGGCTTAAAGAGGGCGACCAGGTGGAGGGCAAAGAAGCCCTGACCTGTGCCTCCCCTGACAAGATGTTGGGCAAAGCCCTGCTGAAGATCAATGGCTCGGACCTGAACTGCTCCGTGCCCATAGACCTGCCTTCCCAGCTACAGACTTCATACGTCTTCCTGGGGATAGTCTTGGCTCTCATTGGGGCCATATTCCTCCTGGTTTTGTACTTGAACCGAAAAGGAATCAAAAAGTGGATGCACAACATCAGAGATGCCTGTAGGGATCACATGGAGGGCTACCACTACAGATACGAGATCAATGCAGACCCCAGGTTAACAAACCTCAGCTCCAACTCGGATGTCTGA